The DNA region TTGCTATATCTACTCCCACTACTAATGTTTTTTCATCCACTTGTTTTATTTTATTATTTTGTGTATAATTCATTTAGGTTCCTCCTTTGTAAAATATTTGATGGATTCTTGTTACACTTTTATTTTACGGGGAGGTTCCTTTTTTTTCAACCTCTTTCTTTTTTTATTTCAGGAATGCTCCTAATAATAATTAAAAAAAGAGGTCGATTACAACAAATATGTAATCGACCTCTTTTTATATAGTCAATATCTATTTTTACATAACAAAATAGACATGGCTTAAAGAACGATTACGCCATGTCATACACATGTATGTGTTCAAAATATATATTTTAGCTTTTAATAATTTAATACATTTCATAAAAAACACCTCTTATAGTAATTAAAAAGATTATAGCATAAGATGAAAATTATGTCAAATAAATTAAAATATTTGCTTTTAATTGCTATATTTTGGCGTTTTTAAACTTTTTATTTATAAAAAATGCGGACTTTTTAAAAGCCCGCTTTAATTTAAGGGATTCGCATGAACAGGTGAATGTATTTAGCGATTCAAATATATTAAAACAGATGAAACTGAAAATAAGCTTAATAGTTTTTATTTTTTTTAAAATATTAAATAATAAAATATTAAAATTTAAAATCAAAAGATATAAAGTTTTCATATCTTTTTCTTAATTTAATTTTAATTTAATTTTTATATACTATAATAGTATCTTATTATTAATTAAATTAATTCTGTGTATTGAATATTGTTATTAGTGTCTCTTTCTATCATATAAGATTTTTTCTTTGAAGAAGAGATTATTTTATTTATTTTGTTATCGATCCATTCTAAAGCACTTTCATTTCTTAAATGTAAACATCTTAAATTTTGTCTTATTATTAATTTTAAGAGATCGTCTTTCAAATCTTCTGAGTCTAAGTTATTTATGCATATATCTAAAAAATTCAATCCATTTATTTTAATTGGGGCACTGGACCTATTTTTTATCAGTATGTTTTTGTATAATATACTTGATCCTGCTCCAATTCCAACTATTTTTATACCTTTTAAATATGCATTTTTTAATATTATATCCATTCCATTACTTATTAGGTAGTTATATAGAAGAAGTATATCTCCGTCTCCTAAAAATAAAATATCCGAGTTATATATTATATTTTCAAGTTCTTCAAAGTCATATTCTTTATTTGTAAGCGTTATAGGGATTATACTACATCCGAGTATTTCAGAGTATATTTTATAGAATTCTTCTATTTCTTTAAAAGAATCGTATGAAGCAGCTGAAATATAGGATACTCTCGGTTTTAATTTTTCTGTAGATTCTACAATATATTTATGAATATTCATTATATTTGATGAATCTTCTAATTTATTATGCTTTATAGATATTATATTTTTCACGTATATCCCCCTTATATTTTACGATTGTTTATTATATTATCGGATAGGAGAGATTTTTATGAAATCATTTAACAAGTATTTTACAGAGTATGAAAAGATAAAAAACTTTTTAAAATGGCGTTTAAATCCTGAGATTATCAAGTTGATTGCTTTAATTTATTATATTTTTGATTCTGAATTTGATGAATTTAGATTTAAAGAAACTGTTAAATTAATAAAAGAAAATTCTAAATTATTTGTTCATTATAAAGGATATTTAATTTATCAACTTGCGGCTATGCTTTGTTCAAAATATGAAAATTCTTCTGAAAAATTTGATGAATTAAAAAGAATAGATATGGAATTTAATAAGTTGAGATTTGAAAATAGCTCTTATTTGTCCATAGTTTCTTTTTTTCTTATTGAAATGGCGGATAAAGATGATATTATAAGTAAATCTTCTGAGATATATTTAACCATGAAGAATAAAAATTTTTTTATAAGTTCAGAAGATGATTATCCTCTTGCAGTTTTACTTTCGGTCACTGAAAAGAATGAGATAGAACTCTTTGAAGATATAGAGAGTTATTACAAAAGTTTGATGAAAAGAAAATTCAAAAAAGGTAAAGAATTACAATTCTTGTCTCAACTATTAGGGGTTTTTGAAATCGATCAAAAAGGATTATATATGGATAAGTGTAGAACATTATTTGAATTTTTAAAGTCTTCAAATATGTCTAAAGAGAAAATGATTTATCCTGTGATAGGGTTGGCAGTTATAAATGATGAAGATCTTGACTCTTATTTTAAAAAAACTATGAACACTTATGAAATAATAAAAAATACAAAAGGTTTTAAGTTCGGTAAAACTATAAACACTGTATTGGCTTTTGTATTGAACTTTGATTTTAATGAAAAAGATAAACTTAAACCAAAGATAAAATTGAATTTAGATGAGATAATGAAAGCTCAATTAGTAACTTTAATAGCCCTATATTCAGCATCTTTGAATTGTGCAGAATAAAAAATAAGCATGGTTTTTTAACCATGCTTATTTTATAGCTTTTTTTATAATATTTATAAATACTTCAGGACATTCTTCTTGTGGAACATGGCCACAATTATCTATCAAAAATAATTCTGAATTTTCTATATTTTCAAATAATCTTATGCTATCTGTATAAGGTATTATTTCATCTTTTTTGCCATGTATTATTATGGTTTTATTTTTTATGTTTGAAATGATTGATTCGAAATTATACATTTTGCTTCCTTTTGTAAATTCCCAAAAAGCTTTTTTATAACCTTTAACTTTTAAAGGTTTTTTATATTTTTCTAAAGTATTTTCATCTATTTTATTTTCATCATAAAAAGATAATTTTAAAAGATCTTCTGAAGCATTTAAAAGTAAATTTGAACTTATTTCTGGTCCGAGATAGTTTATTTGAGGAATATTTAAAAAAGGTTTTATAAAATCTGGAGAACCGCCGCCAGTATATATTGCCGCATCAACAAGAATTAAATTTTCAACAAGATTCGGATATTTATTTGTGAACAATGTTGCTAAAGAACCACCAGCAGAATTTCCTATTAAAGTTGTTTTCTTTATTTTGAATTCATCCATAATTTTTTTTATTAATTCTACATGATAATCTGTGTTATAAGGATTTAAATCTTCATTGAAAACTCTTTCTGTTATTCCAAAGCCAGGTCTATCAAAAGATATTACTGTAAATTTTTCTGATAATTCTTTAATTGTCTTATCCCATGTATAAGTGCCAGATCCAAATCCATGTAATAGTATTATATATTTATCTTTTGATCCATATTTTTTATAATGTATATCTATACCATCTATTTTTACAAATTGACTGTCTTTATCAGCTAAACTCTTATATGTATACATACCATCATCATATTTATATGAGAAAGGAATTGCAAAAAGAAGAATCAATATTATATTGAATATTTTCAAATTAATCACCTCCCATTTAAATTATACCTTAAAAATGATATCATATTATTAGATTGAGATTGGAGTGATATAAATGAATTCTATTTTTGTTGAAAAAACAAGAGATTATATTTTAAGCCAAGAGTATCATATTACGCATTCTATTGATCACATATTTAGAGTTTTAAAGAATTCTATTTTTATTTCTACTTTTGAAGGGGGAGATATGGAAGAAATTGCAATATCAGCTTTATTACATGATATTGCGAGAGATGAAGAATTAAAAAATCCTAAAATAGATCATGCTGAAAAGGGAGCTGAAATAGCTAAAAATTTTTTGATAAATATAAATTATCCTAAGCATGAAGAAGTTTATTATAATATAATGGTTCATAGATATTCAAAAGGTAAAATTCCCAAGACAATTGAAGCGAAAATACTTCAAGATGCCGATAGATTAGATGCTTTAGGTGCTATAGGTATTTCAAGAGTTTTAATGCATAACAATGGAGAAACACTTAATAAAAGAATTGAACATTTTTATGATAAGATTTTAAAATTAAAAGATGGTATGAATACTCAAAAAGGTTATGAACTTGCATTGGAAAAACATAGACTTGTTGAAAAGTTTGTTCATGCATTAGAAGAAGAATTACGA from Oceanotoga teriensis includes:
- a CDS encoding Type 1 glutamine amidotransferase-like domain-containing protein; amino-acid sequence: MKNIISIKHNKLEDSSNIMNIHKYIVESTEKLKPRVSYISAASYDSFKEIEEFYKIYSEILGCSIIPITLTNKEYDFEELENIIYNSDILFLGDGDILLLYNYLISNGMDIILKNAYLKGIKIVGIGAGSSILYKNILIKNRSSAPIKINGLNFLDICINNLDSEDLKDDLLKLIIRQNLRCLHLRNESALEWIDNKINKIISSSKKKSYMIERDTNNNIQYTELI
- a CDS encoding DUF4003 family protein, giving the protein MKSFNKYFTEYEKIKNFLKWRLNPEIIKLIALIYYIFDSEFDEFRFKETVKLIKENSKLFVHYKGYLIYQLAAMLCSKYENSSEKFDELKRIDMEFNKLRFENSSYLSIVSFFLIEMADKDDIISKSSEIYLTMKNKNFFISSEDDYPLAVLLSVTEKNEIELFEDIESYYKSLMKRKFKKGKELQFLSQLLGVFEIDQKGLYMDKCRTLFEFLKSSNMSKEKMIYPVIGLAVINDEDLDSYFKKTMNTYEIIKNTKGFKFGKTINTVLAFVLNFDFNEKDKLKPKIKLNLDEIMKAQLVTLIALYSASLNCAE
- a CDS encoding alpha/beta fold hydrolase encodes the protein MKIFNIILILLFAIPFSYKYDDGMYTYKSLADKDSQFVKIDGIDIHYKKYGSKDKYIILLHGFGSGTYTWDKTIKELSEKFTVISFDRPGFGITERVFNEDLNPYNTDYHVELIKKIMDEFKIKKTTLIGNSAGGSLATLFTNKYPNLVENLILVDAAIYTGGGSPDFIKPFLNIPQINYLGPEISSNLLLNASEDLLKLSFYDENKIDENTLEKYKKPLKVKGYKKAFWEFTKGSKMYNFESIISNIKNKTIIIHGKKDEIIPYTDSIRLFENIENSELFLIDNCGHVPQEECPEVFINIIKKAIK
- a CDS encoding HD domain-containing protein — protein: MNSIFVEKTRDYILSQEYHITHSIDHIFRVLKNSIFISTFEGGDMEEIAISALLHDIARDEELKNPKIDHAEKGAEIAKNFLININYPKHEEVYYNIMVHRYSKGKIPKTIEAKILQDADRLDALGAIGISRVLMHNNGETLNKRIEHFYDKILKLKDGMNTQKGYELALEKHRLVEKFVHALEEELRY